From a single Clostridium isatidis genomic region:
- a CDS encoding methyl-accepting chemotaxis protein, whose product MKGLNKKTLRFKIGFIPIISVLIAILLITASIIFIAKESIMKQVKTDGIMIANQAVSQLEINDTALEIMNSNVEATAKNIANFINDNEKSISNDFLKKIAQQFEIDEINIGNKEGEIINSNLETSIGSVYDADHKASIVLRGEADVYMENIRKSRETDDYYKYGYVKRNSGGVIQIGILANKIQSFSDSVGYQALINSIKKEENIVYASYVDKNFNIVAHSIAEEVGTVREDEAVKNVLEKGETYTAKYFFDREQVNVYSIIVPVKEGNDIIGVIDIGLSLENVEDTIQNIIIIASIIAIVLFIIIFTLLALISRSVIKPIKELSISSKNIANGELYHSITVGSQDEIGVLASSFRDMVNNLKDIIVNIQSKTNETGEMSEQLSSSSSQLSSASTDVSYAIQEVAQGITSQANDILEITNYMSRLAEEIEGIHNKMDVVKLNVDDAGTKANEEVENIDNILTSFTNLRNGFNEVVKKVSILSTSISQIGSITEAINGISEQTNLLALNAAIEAARAGEAGKGFAVVAEEVRKLAQESRDATEQINLLINSITNETDEVNKTSKDVEELIINQVRAVEQTTNSLKDIINAFSNITPLIDDTYEYIDSTLNSKEIVMDKIQGVSSVSQEVSATTEEIAASSEEMMASAQEVSAYASRLRDISKELVDGVSKFKSDK is encoded by the coding sequence ATGAAAGGTTTAAACAAAAAAACATTAAGGTTTAAAATTGGATTTATACCTATTATTAGCGTTCTTATAGCCATTTTGCTTATAACGGCAAGTATAATTTTTATTGCTAAAGAATCAATTATGAAACAAGTAAAGACAGATGGAATAATGATTGCAAATCAGGCTGTTTCTCAACTTGAAATAAATGATACTGCTTTAGAAATAATGAATTCAAATGTTGAAGCAACTGCTAAAAACATAGCTAATTTCATAAATGATAATGAAAAATCCATAAGTAATGATTTTTTAAAGAAAATTGCTCAACAATTTGAAATAGATGAAATAAATATTGGAAATAAAGAAGGAGAAATTATAAATTCTAATTTAGAAACTAGTATAGGCAGTGTTTACGATGCAGACCATAAGGCTAGTATAGTTCTTAGGGGCGAAGCTGATGTATATATGGAGAATATTAGAAAAAGTAGAGAAACAGATGATTACTATAAATATGGTTATGTAAAAAGAAATAGTGGCGGAGTTATTCAAATAGGAATTTTGGCTAATAAAATTCAAAGCTTTAGTGATAGTGTTGGCTATCAAGCTTTAATAAATAGTATAAAAAAGGAAGAAAACATAGTTTATGCCTCCTATGTAGACAAGAACTTTAATATAGTTGCCCATTCAATAGCAGAGGAAGTTGGAACAGTACGTGAAGATGAGGCGGTTAAGAATGTATTAGAAAAAGGAGAAACTTATACAGCTAAGTATTTTTTTGATAGAGAACAAGTTAATGTATATAGTATTATTGTTCCAGTAAAAGAAGGAAATGATATTATTGGTGTTATTGATATTGGTCTTTCCCTAGAAAATGTTGAAGATACTATTCAAAATATAATAATCATTGCATCCATAATAGCAATAGTTTTATTTATAATTATTTTTACTTTATTAGCTTTAATTTCTAGATCAGTTATAAAACCAATTAAGGAACTTTCAATTTCCTCAAAAAATATAGCTAATGGAGAGTTATATCATTCTATAACTGTTGGAAGCCAAGATGAAATAGGAGTTCTTGCTTCTAGTTTTAGAGATATGGTTAATAATTTAAAAGATATAATAGTAAATATTCAAAGTAAAACTAATGAAACAGGTGAAATGTCAGAACAGCTTTCTTCCTCATCTAGCCAATTAAGCTCTGCATCAACTGATGTAAGTTATGCTATTCAAGAAGTTGCACAAGGCATTACAAGTCAAGCAAATGACATTTTAGAAATTACTAATTATATGTCAAGGTTAGCGGAAGAAATTGAAGGTATACATAATAAAATGGATGTAGTAAAACTTAATGTTGATGATGCTGGAACTAAAGCAAATGAAGAAGTTGAAAATATAGATAATATATTAACTTCCTTTACTAACTTAAGAAATGGATTTAATGAAGTAGTTAAAAAAGTTAGTATTTTATCAACTAGTATATCTCAAATAGGAAGTATAACTGAAGCTATAAATGGAATATCTGAGCAAACTAATCTTCTAGCTTTAAATGCAGCTATAGAAGCAGCAAGAGCTGGAGAAGCAGGCAAGGGATTTGCAGTTGTAGCTGAAGAAGTTAGAAAACTTGCTCAAGAATCTAGGGATGCTACAGAGCAGATAAATTTATTAATAAATTCAATTACAAATGAAACAGATGAAGTAAATAAAACATCAAAGGATGTTGAAGAACTTATAATAAATCAGGTAAGGGCTGTAGAACAGACAACTAATTCATTAAAAGATATTATTAATGCTTTTTCAAACATTACTCCTTTAATTGATGATACTTATGAATACATAGACAGCACTCTTAATTCTAAGGAAATTGTAATGGATAAAATCCAAGGAGTTTCATCAGTATCTCAAGAGGTATCAGCTACTACTGAGGAAATTGCAGCATCTTCAGAGGAAATGATGGCTAGTGCTCAAGAAGTATCTGCTTATGCCTCAAGACTAAGAGACATATCAAAAGAATTAGTTGATGGAGTTAGTAAATTTAAATCAGATAAGTAA
- a CDS encoding glycoside hydrolase family 13 protein, with protein MNFAAIIHEAKSNLAYAYDKETLHVRIKTGKNEVKNIEILAVDPFNWIPRKDGSGIYDFDIASVYKIKMEKEQITRDHDCWFAEIKDIKWRRIKYCFILENDKEKYIYGSHYRHPYTEDKDRLYDLSNYFNYPYINEEDLYKAPDWVENTVWYQIFPKSFYGGEKSKEGTLQGIIEKLDYIKEAGFNGIYLNPIFESPSQHKYDTTDYFKIDKELGDNETFKKLVEEAHRRGIKVMLDAVFNHCGFNHPYWQDVVKKGSKSKYFDCFYVLNPNKPIVAGEIINGKPQVVPREELNYFTFAYTQSMPKWNTSNPIAREYLLKVASYWVEKYDIDGWRLDVSNEVSHDFWRELRKRLKAIKPSLYILGENWDNSYPWLRGDQFDAVMNYEFSTPIWSCFRLNNKEKMKYSLDDLKVELSRLLVSYPKHLTRNLFNLLDSHDTERFFSLVQERVELAKFAYLILLTFPGSPSIYYGSEIGMTGVEHTNRQPMIWDKDKQNKELFSFIKKLIQLRKKYKSFRSENLSWIELEGLDNVLSYKKKGREEDLYVILNMGEKNKKFSLPEEMRNLKLRDCLEDKELLLDSEIELFPYDYKVLLQKK; from the coding sequence ATGAATTTTGCAGCAATTATACATGAAGCTAAAAGCAATCTTGCCTATGCCTATGATAAGGAGACCCTTCATGTAAGAATAAAAACTGGCAAAAATGAAGTAAAGAATATTGAAATATTAGCAGTAGATCCCTTTAACTGGATTCCAAGAAAGGATGGAAGCGGCATATATGATTTTGATATAGCCTCAGTATATAAGATTAAAATGGAAAAGGAGCAGATTACAAGAGATCATGACTGCTGGTTTGCAGAAATTAAGGATATAAAGTGGAGAAGAATTAAATACTGCTTCATCCTGGAAAATGATAAGGAAAAATATATCTATGGAAGCCACTACAGGCATCCATACACAGAAGATAAGGATAGACTGTATGACCTATCAAATTACTTTAACTACCCCTATATAAATGAAGAAGATTTATATAAGGCTCCAGACTGGGTAGAAAATACTGTCTGGTATCAGATCTTTCCAAAGAGCTTTTATGGGGGAGAAAAGAGTAAGGAAGGAACTTTACAGGGAATTATAGAAAAGCTTGATTATATTAAGGAAGCTGGCTTTAATGGGATATACCTAAATCCAATCTTTGAGTCACCTAGCCAGCATAAGTATGATACTACAGATTACTTTAAGATTGATAAGGAATTAGGAGATAATGAGACCTTTAAAAAATTGGTTGAAGAAGCCCATAGGCGAGGCATTAAGGTCATGCTGGATGCAGTCTTTAACCACTGTGGTTTTAACCATCCTTACTGGCAGGATGTAGTAAAGAAGGGAAGTAAGTCTAAATACTTTGACTGCTTCTATGTTCTGAATCCTAATAAGCCAATAGTAGCAGGAGAAATAATAAATGGTAAGCCTCAGGTAGTTCCAAGGGAAGAATTAAATTACTTCACCTTTGCCTATACCCAGTCCATGCCAAAGTGGAATACAAGTAACCCTATTGCCAGGGAATATCTTTTAAAGGTGGCAAGCTATTGGGTTGAAAAATATGATATAGATGGCTGGAGGCTGGATGTTTCAAATGAAGTATCCCATGATTTCTGGAGGGAATTAAGGAAGAGATTAAAGGCTATTAAACCAAGCCTCTATATTCTAGGAGAAAATTGGGATAATTCCTATCCTTGGCTAAGGGGAGACCAGTTTGATGCTGTTATGAATTATGAGTTTTCAACTCCTATCTGGTCCTGCTTCCGATTAAATAATAAGGAAAAAATGAAATACAGCCTAGATGACTTAAAAGTTGAATTAAGCAGGCTCTTAGTAAGCTATCCAAAGCATTTAACAAGAAATCTCTTTAACCTCCTAGACAGTCATGATACTGAGCGTTTCTTTAGCTTGGTGCAGGAAAGAGTAGAGCTTGCAAAGTTTGCCTACTTAATACTACTGACCTTTCCTGGCTCTCCATCTATCTATTATGGCAGCGAAATTGGCATGACAGGGGTAGAACATACTAACAGACAGCCAATGATTTGGGATAAAGATAAGCAGAATAAGGAACTTTTCTCCTTTATAAAAAAATTAATCCAGCTTCGTAAAAAGTATAAGAGCTTTAGGTCTGAAAATCTTAGCTGGATAGAACTTGAAGGCCTTGATAATGTCTTAAGCTATAAAAAGAAGGGCAGGGAAGAAGATTTATATGTGATTTTAAATATGGGTGAAAAAAATAAGAAGTTTAGCCTTCCAGAAGAAATGAGAAATTTAAAGCTTAGGGACTGTCTTGAAGATAAGGAGCTTTTATTAGATAGTGAAATTGAACTTTTCCCATATGATTATAAAGTTCTTTTACAAAAGAAATAG
- a CDS encoding maltose ABC transporter substrate-binding protein — MKFKKIISLTLAASIIAAAITGCSKKEIPTEDENAFNDSAELKPEEGAELTFWTLSGDSEFGQAIAEAFEAKYGVKVNVQENGLDSVNKMMLDGPAGNGADVFMAAHDKFMTAKDAGLLAELSEKSSETVKNEINEVAVKTVSTNGKIYGVPVSIETYALLYNKDLVKGEAAKTMEEIMEEALKYNDPASNKFWYLTVPTDGYPAFPFLSLYGFELFGADGIDEDNPGFNSEEFKKGLEKIAELKEIIPIKAEDLKMETMSLLEQNFKEGKTAYYPIGPWLIKSLKDEKVNFGVTTLPTMDGRQLKSFSAVQNAYVSSYSKYPKAAELFALFLASEEAAQILYDKAYRITAREDISNIEGLKDDEELRVFSEAFKTSVPMPSSKRMSYYWTIMQGVLNSVFDGNLSPEEGAAKAQSDFEALVASE, encoded by the coding sequence ATGAAATTTAAAAAAATAATAAGTTTAACTTTAGCTGCATCAATTATAGCTGCTGCTATAACTGGATGTTCTAAAAAGGAGATACCAACTGAAGATGAAAATGCTTTTAATGATAGTGCTGAACTTAAACCAGAGGAAGGAGCGGAACTGACCTTTTGGACCCTATCTGGAGATTCAGAATTTGGACAAGCTATTGCAGAAGCCTTTGAGGCAAAATATGGGGTAAAGGTTAATGTTCAGGAAAATGGCTTAGATTCAGTTAATAAAATGATGTTAGATGGGCCAGCTGGCAATGGGGCTGATGTATTTATGGCAGCCCATGATAAGTTTATGACAGCAAAGGATGCAGGTCTTTTAGCAGAGCTAAGTGAAAAGTCTTCAGAGACAGTAAAGAATGAAATCAATGAAGTAGCAGTAAAAACTGTTAGTACAAATGGAAAGATTTATGGGGTGCCAGTATCTATAGAAACTTATGCCCTGCTTTATAATAAGGACTTAGTTAAGGGAGAAGCAGCTAAGACCATGGAAGAGATTATGGAAGAAGCCCTTAAATATAATGATCCTGCTTCGAATAAGTTCTGGTATTTAACTGTTCCAACAGATGGCTATCCAGCATTTCCTTTTTTAAGTCTTTATGGCTTTGAATTATTTGGGGCAGATGGAATAGATGAAGATAATCCAGGATTTAATAGTGAAGAATTTAAAAAGGGCTTAGAAAAGATAGCAGAGCTTAAAGAAATTATTCCTATTAAGGCAGAAGACTTAAAAATGGAGACCATGTCCCTTCTTGAACAAAACTTTAAGGAAGGAAAAACTGCTTACTATCCAATAGGACCATGGCTAATCAAGTCCCTAAAGGATGAAAAGGTAAACTTTGGAGTAACAACTCTGCCAACTATGGATGGAAGGCAGTTAAAATCCTTTAGTGCTGTTCAAAATGCCTATGTATCTTCCTATTCAAAATATCCAAAGGCAGCTGAATTATTTGCCCTATTCCTAGCCTCAGAAGAAGCTGCTCAAATTTTATATGATAAAGCCTACAGAATTACTGCCAGGGAAGATATATCTAATATAGAAGGCCTAAAGGATGATGAGGAATTAAGAGTATTTTCAGAAGCCTTTAAGACTTCAGTTCCTATGCCAAGCTCAAAAAGAATGTCCTACTACTGGACAATAATGCAGGGAGTATTAAATTCTGTATTTGATGGAAACCTAAGTCCAGAGGAAGGAGCAGCAAAAGCCCAAAGTGACTTTGAAGCCTTGGTTGCAAGCGAATAA
- a CDS encoding sugar ABC transporter permease produces MKKKITGFLVNLELIIMSLIVIVPVLWIILSAFQKGSGPLTEINFSNLSLDNFRRLFAETNYSLWFFNSLKIAVASTIFSLILIMLTSWIMSRFKFRGKKASLVTIMIISMFPTFLSMTAIYTLFLLLGLIGKPISMIIVYAVGAIPYNTWLVKGYLDGVPYAIDEAAYIDGCSKFQVFYKIIVPMSKPIITYCAVSQFMLPWMDFILPNILLSTDKSKTLAVGLFALINGKESVNFTIFAAGAILIAIPITIVFIIFQKYLVQGVSAGADKS; encoded by the coding sequence ATGAAAAAGAAGATAACAGGATTTTTAGTAAATTTAGAGCTTATTATTATGTCCTTAATAGTAATAGTGCCTGTTTTATGGATTATACTTTCTGCCTTTCAAAAGGGAAGTGGACCCTTAACAGAAATAAATTTTAGCAATTTAAGCCTAGATAACTTTAGAAGACTATTTGCAGAGACCAATTATTCGCTATGGTTTTTTAATAGCTTAAAAATTGCAGTTGCCAGTACAATATTTTCCTTGATTTTAATCATGCTGACCTCTTGGATAATGTCCAGATTTAAATTTAGGGGGAAGAAGGCAAGCCTTGTGACAATAATGATAATTTCAATGTTCCCTACATTTTTGTCAATGACAGCCATATATACCCTATTTCTTCTTTTAGGTCTGATAGGAAAGCCAATAAGCATGATAATTGTTTATGCAGTAGGGGCAATACCCTATAATACCTGGCTGGTAAAGGGTTATTTAGATGGAGTTCCATATGCCATAGACGAGGCAGCTTATATTGATGGCTGCAGCAAGTTTCAGGTTTTTTACAAGATAATAGTTCCTATGTCCAAGCCTATTATCACCTATTGTGCTGTTTCCCAATTTATGCTTCCTTGGATGGACTTTATTTTACCAAACATACTGCTGTCTACAGATAAATCAAAAACCTTAGCCGTTGGTTTATTTGCATTAATAAATGGAAAGGAGAGTGTTAACTTTACAATCTTTGCTGCAGGAGCAATCCTAATTGCTATTCCAATTACAATAGTATTTATTATTTTCCAAAAATATTTAGTTCAAGGCGTCTCTGCCGGAGCTGATAAAAGTTAA
- a CDS encoding carbohydrate ABC transporter permease: protein MKRKKALILSIFFWGSGQFFICKQRLKGLILFAFQLLMISIELFSGYWLEYFAGYVKDFSIRLHGGFFTKGFWGLITLGEKAGGKYGDHSTMLLINGVIALFTLVIFIAVYIFNLKDAYQTAKGIEESGEYISSKDYFIKFKNKNFPYLILMPIGAAFLFVVIMPIIFSILTAFLNYNRDHLPPGKLLDWVGLANFKKIFTVPIWSKTFIKVLAWTITWTLVSTLSSYFLGLLQAIILNHKGVKFKKLFRTILILPWAIPQMISLLVFRNLLNGQFGPLNSFLLKLGIISENIPFLSDPNIAKVTVLVVNLWLGFPVFMVMMLGVLSNLDKSLYEAAYIDGADKFQAFMKITLPLVFKATLPNLIMSMAANFNSFGAIYFLTQGGPINEKMQFAGDTDILISWIYKLTLNQQMYDIAAVMSVLLFIIIGAVSYWNFRRTVAFKEL from the coding sequence GTGAAAAGAAAAAAGGCATTAATCTTATCAATTTTTTTCTGGGGAAGCGGACAGTTTTTTATATGTAAGCAAAGATTAAAGGGACTTATCCTATTTGCATTTCAGTTATTGATGATATCAATTGAATTATTCAGCGGATATTGGCTTGAATATTTTGCAGGTTATGTAAAGGATTTCTCAATCAGGCTCCATGGGGGATTTTTTACAAAGGGCTTTTGGGGCTTGATTACCTTAGGAGAAAAGGCAGGGGGAAAGTATGGAGACCATTCTACCATGCTTTTAATTAACGGAGTAATAGCTTTATTTACTTTAGTTATCTTTATAGCTGTTTATATTTTCAATCTTAAAGACGCCTATCAAACAGCTAAAGGGATAGAGGAAAGTGGAGAATATATAAGCTCAAAAGATTACTTTATAAAATTTAAAAATAAAAATTTTCCTTACTTAATCCTAATGCCAATTGGAGCTGCCTTCTTATTTGTAGTTATTATGCCAATAATTTTCTCAATCTTAACAGCCTTTTTAAATTACAATAGGGATCACCTTCCTCCAGGAAAGCTGTTAGATTGGGTTGGACTTGCTAATTTCAAAAAAATCTTTACAGTTCCAATTTGGTCAAAGACCTTTATTAAGGTATTAGCTTGGACAATAACCTGGACCTTAGTAAGCACCTTATCTTCATATTTTTTAGGTCTTTTGCAGGCAATAATATTAAATCATAAGGGAGTAAAATTTAAAAAACTATTTAGAACAATCTTAATACTGCCTTGGGCAATTCCCCAAATGATCTCCCTCTTGGTTTTTAGAAATCTTTTAAATGGGCAATTTGGACCATTAAACAGCTTCCTATTAAAGCTGGGAATTATTTCAGAGAACATACCATTTTTATCAGATCCAAATATAGCTAAAGTCACAGTTTTAGTGGTTAATCTATGGCTTGGCTTTCCAGTCTTTATGGTTATGATGTTGGGAGTATTGTCAAACTTAGATAAGAGCCTGTATGAAGCAGCTTATATTGACGGAGCAGATAAATTTCAGGCCTTTATGAAAATAACCCTGCCTCTAGTATTTAAGGCTACTCTGCCCAATTTAATTATGAGCATGGCAGCTAATTTTAACTCCTTTGGGGCAATATATTTTCTGACTCAAGGGGGACCTATAAATGAAAAAATGCAGTTTGCAGGGGATACAGATATTTTAATTTCCTGGATATATAAGCTGACCTTAAATCAGCAGATGTATGATATTGCGGCTGTTATGAGCGTTTTACTATTTATCATCATAGGGGCTGTATCCTATTGGAACTTTAGAAGAACTGTAGCTTTCAAGGAATTATAG
- a CDS encoding LacI family DNA-binding transcriptional regulator, protein MSAKRVTMKDIAREAGVSTATVSYVLNYSNKEKISHETRMRIFEAANKLKYVPNMNAKSLASKRSYMVGIIINIEAENKKSKLHNYYDLAREMQRKLNALGYDVLLLPSKEVMKDLEIGQKRSLDAIFIVDLDKGTFKKIANQFYVPAIFIDGYIEDDIFYKILTDFDEVMDKAEEYLGKDYYVVMDDYSNKTSLETIEKRVPREDIFINKYENNLREFLEKRKDKKGLVLGELLGMQLERYVDNKNLCVVVNSEKDIMLLPDTKRIIVSNREKAERAVEVMEKLLRLENKEENNHVIYIKSLKNK, encoded by the coding sequence ATGTCTGCAAAAAGAGTAACAATGAAGGATATAGCAAGGGAGGCTGGAGTTTCGACAGCTACTGTTTCCTATGTTTTAAATTATTCAAACAAGGAAAAGATAAGCCATGAAACAAGGATGCGTATTTTTGAGGCTGCCAATAAGCTTAAATATGTTCCCAATATGAATGCCAAGTCCCTAGCAAGCAAGAGAAGTTATATGGTTGGAATAATAATCAACATAGAAGCTGAAAATAAAAAGAGCAAATTGCATAACTATTACGATTTAGCAAGGGAAATGCAGAGAAAGTTAAATGCTTTAGGCTATGATGTGCTTTTACTGCCGAGTAAGGAAGTTATGAAGGATTTAGAAATAGGACAGAAGCGTTCTTTGGATGCGATTTTTATAGTGGATTTAGATAAGGGAACCTTTAAGAAAATCGCCAATCAATTTTATGTGCCTGCAATTTTTATAGATGGATACATAGAGGATGACATCTTTTATAAGATCCTAACTGATTTTGATGAAGTCATGGATAAAGCAGAGGAGTATTTAGGAAAGGACTATTATGTTGTTATGGATGATTATTCAAATAAGACAAGCTTAGAGACCATAGAAAAAAGGGTGCCAAGGGAGGATATCTTTATTAATAAATATGAAAATAATCTTAGGGAGTTTTTGGAGAAGAGAAAGGATAAAAAGGGTTTGGTCCTTGGTGAGCTTCTTGGCATGCAGCTAGAAAGGTATGTAGATAATAAAAATCTCTGTGTAGTTGTAAACAGCGAAAAGGATATTATGCTGTTGCCAGATACTAAGAGAATTATTGTAAGCAACAGGGAAAAGGCAGAAAGGGCAGTAGAAGTTATGGAAAAATTATTAAGGCTGGAAAATAAAGAAGAGAATAATCATGTTATATATATAAAATCACTAAAAAATAAATAA
- a CDS encoding ROK family protein — MRKYLAFDIGGTNLKYGIVTEEAELIYKKIIKIQDTYKELVDYICKIYDETDDIEEVIGISCPESYNKEKKIIEGSSALSYIIGEDLLGDIKKKVNAEVIIENDGNCSLLGEIWNGKAKGKKNVALFVVGTAIGGAICIDGKIIKGVNNSAGELGYMLLRNDVKNMNFNSLGGLSSVGGIVEKTREVHKGKITNGIELFNEFDKNKQLKKAVEEYITYLSLACINIQYIIDPEVIIISGAISSNDKYIDILKEKVDEILKIKTFHKIKPTIVKAILGNDSNLLGIVYKYKQEIEYKT; from the coding sequence ATGAGAAAGTATTTAGCCTTTGATATAGGCGGAACAAATCTAAAATATGGAATAGTCACAGAGGAAGCAGAACTGATTTATAAAAAAATAATTAAGATTCAAGATACTTATAAGGAATTAGTTGATTATATTTGTAAAATATATGATGAAACTGATGATATAGAAGAAGTTATAGGGATTAGTTGTCCGGAAAGTTATAATAAGGAAAAGAAAATAATTGAAGGAAGTTCTGCTTTAAGTTATATAATAGGAGAAGATTTGTTAGGAGACATAAAGAAGAAAGTTAATGCTGAAGTTATTATTGAAAATGATGGAAACTGCTCATTACTTGGAGAAATTTGGAATGGAAAGGCCAAGGGTAAAAAGAATGTTGCCCTATTTGTAGTAGGTACGGCAATTGGCGGGGCAATATGTATTGACGGAAAAATAATTAAAGGGGTTAATAATAGTGCTGGTGAACTAGGATATATGCTCCTTAGAAATGATGTAAAAAATATGAATTTTAATTCTTTAGGAGGATTAAGCTCTGTAGGCGGGATTGTTGAAAAGACTAGAGAAGTTCATAAGGGTAAAATCACTAATGGAATAGAGCTTTTTAATGAATTTGATAAAAATAAACAATTAAAAAAAGCAGTTGAAGAATATATTACTTATCTTTCATTGGCCTGTATAAACATTCAGTATATTATAGATCCTGAAGTTATCATTATCAGCGGGGCAATTAGTTCTAATGATAAGTATATAGATATTTTAAAAGAAAAGGTTGATGAAATATTGAAAATAAAAACATTCCATAAAATAAAGCCAACTATAGTTAAAGCGATTTTAGGTAATGATTCTAATTTATTAGGGATTGTATATAAGTATAAGCAAGAAATAGAATATAAAACTTAA
- a CDS encoding glycoside hydrolase family 38 C-terminal domain-containing protein, translating into MLINRIEPLYAIAESLGIDISKNLINTAWKKVLEGQAHDGMGGCITDNVAEDVLYRMKQAREICEAVENLIKRKIAEGIGLKENEVIVFNTLPYEFKGYKIVEFMSKDENVYLKDTDDFRILSVKHFEGKKDMLIEEAEGNYYINEDPYVKVTALAKISLPAMGYKVFEIAEGEVQKAFIDEKLEISNETYKIYIVDNKICLKLKNGKVVEDFIFFEDCGNDGDTYDFSELRNDKPIYFRVTEGIKEINGPQEKLILSGRKLLPKNLEARITKKELENLDLKLEITLTRESELISCKIIVDNKIDSHRLRVGIKSDIYSKESIASVPFGYIKRPIFNGNLSKDWPRKYVEIPIDIEVFESTAAITNEEYTLSVYSKGIKEYQVIDDILYLTLLSTTGELGKPNLLYRPGRASGDTTNKGHVMIPTPLAQQHGINEFEFAIVLEKASFDGKLIDKRYESYTAQNITYQMQTFNKFINRLDNKIQASAKNLPKFDREYSLLELDNNLVFSSLAPSLKDKAILLRLKNSTDKSMEVKIKDFRKFSNISIVNNIEVEQEGKDLIIKPYNMLTIKLWY; encoded by the coding sequence ATGTTGATAAATAGAATTGAGCCCTTATATGCAATAGCAGAAAGCTTAGGAATAGATATAAGTAAAAATCTTATAAATACAGCATGGAAAAAGGTATTAGAAGGACAAGCTCATGATGGAATGGGAGGCTGCATTACAGATAATGTAGCAGAAGATGTATTATATCGTATGAAACAGGCTAGGGAAATTTGTGAAGCCGTAGAAAATTTGATCAAAAGAAAGATAGCCGAAGGAATTGGTCTAAAGGAAAATGAAGTAATAGTATTCAATACCTTGCCATATGAGTTTAAGGGATATAAGATTGTTGAATTTATGAGCAAAGATGAAAATGTCTATTTAAAGGATACAGATGATTTTAGAATACTTTCTGTTAAGCATTTTGAAGGAAAAAAGGATATGTTAATTGAGGAAGCAGAAGGAAATTATTATATAAATGAAGATCCTTATGTTAAAGTAACAGCCCTTGCGAAAATATCCTTACCTGCAATGGGATATAAGGTATTTGAAATAGCAGAGGGGGAAGTTCAGAAAGCTTTTATAGATGAAAAATTAGAAATTAGTAATGAGACTTATAAAATTTATATTGTAGATAATAAAATTTGTTTAAAATTAAAGAATGGCAAAGTAGTAGAAGATTTCATATTCTTTGAGGACTGTGGTAATGATGGGGATACTTACGATTTTTCTGAATTAAGAAATGATAAGCCAATATATTTTAGAGTTACAGAAGGAATAAAAGAAATTAATGGGCCACAGGAAAAATTAATTCTATCAGGAAGGAAATTGCTGCCTAAAAATCTTGAAGCAAGAATAACAAAAAAAGAATTAGAGAATCTTGATTTAAAATTAGAAATTACATTAACTAGAGAATCTGAATTAATTTCTTGCAAAATTATTGTTGATAATAAGATAGACAGCCATAGACTTAGAGTAGGAATAAAATCAGATATATATTCTAAAGAATCAATAGCTTCAGTCCCTTTTGGATATATTAAACGTCCTATTTTTAATGGAAATCTTTCAAAGGATTGGCCTAGAAAATATGTAGAAATACCAATAGACATAGAAGTATTTGAAAGTACAGCTGCTATTACAAATGAAGAATATACCTTATCTGTTTATTCAAAGGGAATAAAGGAGTATCAAGTAATTGATGATATTTTATACTTAACTTTATTATCAACTACAGGGGAGTTAGGTAAGCCAAATTTATTATATCGTCCTGGACGTGCATCTGGTGATACTACTAATAAAGGACATGTTATGATTCCTACACCATTAGCACAGCAGCATGGAATTAATGAATTTGAATTTGCTATAGTATTAGAAAAGGCTTCCTTTGATGGAAAGCTAATAGATAAACGCTATGAAAGCTATACAGCTCAAAACATAACTTATCAAATGCAGACTTTTAATAAGTTTATTAATAGACTAGATAATAAAATTCAAGCATCAGCAAAGAATCTTCCTAAATTTGACAGAGAATATTCCTTGTTAGAATTAGACAATAATCTTGTATTTAGTAGTCTTGCACCATCATTAAAGGATAAGGCAATATTATTAAGATTAAAAAATTCAACAGATAAGAGCATGGAAGTAAAAATTAAAGACTTTAGAAAATTCTCTAACATTTCAATTGTAAATAATATAGAGGTTGAGCAAGAAGGTAAAGATTTGATTATTAAACCATATAATATGCTTACAATAAAACTTTGGTATTAA